A region of the Brienomyrus brachyistius isolate T26 chromosome 10, BBRACH_0.4, whole genome shotgun sequence genome:
CTGTATGCATTGGGTGCTGGTGAGTTTCAATCCATAAGGGTCCAGTGATCGATATCTGTCATAATCCTTTATTCAGAAAATTATTTCAGCGAAAGTGAATCGTGTGTACTTAAAATTTGAATGTTGAAATCCACACGTAATCACGGATGATGTCACTGACGCCGAGTAAATGAGTAATTTTTTCTGGTTGCccaatttaaatttatttttaatataggACTGTGACAGATGTCGATCATTGGACCTTTACAGAGGTACGGACATGGATGTCAGTatgcttttttattgttttatggctttttagaattattattttcttttaatttatgATCAACATCTCGGACTGCAGACGGGCCCTAGATCACTCATTAAAAAGCTGCATCACACCTAATAACAGCCTAACAATAAagcttatttatatagcacaaaATTGTGATAAATGAAGTAATTTAcaaatatgcacacacacacaccgtatATTGCGTTGTTGAGTCACGCTAAATCACCGCATCAGCCCTCGTAAGGTCAGCACTCAGGAGACACTGGTCACCTGGTGTTTAACCGCAGTCTTCATGTGTCGCTGGGTGTTAGTTTACTTGGCCATGAGTGAATGTTATGCCTGGTCTGATTTTCAGAATTCTAGAGTCGTGTGCTTCTCCCGGCTGCCCCCTGGGAAGGAAAAGAATGCAGAGCTGATCGCCATGGCGAAACGTTTTGGACAAGTGAAGCACTCATTGTTCCTGCCAAATCGGGTAAAATGGCAGCTCCGATCACCTTCATTGGTCACTTGTTCATTGACGTCTTTGTGGTGCTATGGAATCACTATTGTTACATTTTCTTTAGGTGTTTGTGGAAATGACAAACAAAGACGACGCAGACAAGCTGGTGGGACATTATGCCTCCCATCCTCTCAAGATGAAAGGCAAAAACGTCCTTGTTTCCTACTCGACAGAGTACAGCACTCTAAAGTAAGGCTGATTGCTTTTCTTTTGCGTGCTGTTTAATTTAATGCTCTGTAATTTGTGTCTGAAAAATGTGCCTGATCAGTGTTCACACTGTTTTTCATAGTGGTTCGTAGTCTTGGTTTTTCAGGATTGCTTAATATATTAATGGCTCTTACTAACCCCTGTCTCCAGAGAGGAGAGCCCTGACACGAATTCCGAAGGGAGTGAGACGTTAAATTCATACTGTAGGAGGCAGTCTCCCAGCCCGAGGAAGTCTCCCAGCCCGAGGAGGAAGTCCAGTGAGATGGAGGATAGCTCCAAGCCTCCAGACATCACCACTGAGCTCCCACATCTGTTTAAAGCAGAGACTCCAGCAGACTCAGTCAAGGAGACACCTTTGGAAATCCAAGGCAATGACAGTGACATTGTGAAGTCAGAGGGTTGCCTGGATGCTGGAAACTCACCGTCTCCAGACAGGGACCAAGAGTGTCGGGAAGGGAACTGGGAAGGACACAGTGACCTGGACAGTGACATTGAAGGCATGGAGGTAATtggtgaggatgaggaggaagggATACCTGATGAGGTTCTCCTAGAATTGGAAGGCAAAAATTCGGTGGAGGAAGCAGAGCCCAGAGGAGAATGCAGGGAAGATGTAAAGGTTGATCCTGTGGAGGCCAAATCCTCAGACTTCCAGCCTGGGGACAAAcagactaccgatgttacaaCATTGAGCTATGAGTCACTAGAGCTTCAAACAGAAGATCCCAGTGATGCAACTTCAGCAAGCGGAATGCCGGCTCATGTACAAATAGCCATTGAGGAGGTATATccttattatattttttttcaagaTTTTTAAATCTAGATTTTAGACACCAGTAGAATCAATTACAAAATTGGGAGCTAATGTTTATGTTTATATGCTGTCTGAGAGGTGCTAAACATCCAGGCAAATATTGTGAATAGCACACATGGCAACGTGCAACCCGCCAACCTTAAATACATCCTGTAAAAATATCCCCTACATTTTTAGTACAGTATTTCCTTACCTCTCATTACATGAATCATATTGATGGCTGACATCAACATAAGGCTGTCAGCTAAAATATTTGATTCCTAAAGAATAAGTCATTTCTTAGGCTTTTGCTGTTCGAAGGGCTGATAATTTGTCATGACATACGTCTATTGCATCATCATGACATCGCTGTACTGACGTTTTATTGGCCTTCACTCACAGGAGGAGCCTGGCTTCCCTGAGAGCCTGGAACAGTGCATTACTCTGGACGAGCTtgaggaggaagatgaagaagaaCTTGAGGAGGAACCTGTATCGATGCATGATTCTGAAGAAGTGGCAGGTACACCGGCTTCAAGCCATGTTCCGTGAATGTAGGGGTGTATATGTTGGCTTGCATGTTTTCCAAAGTCTGCTGTAAGTAATGATGCACATGGTGGGTATTGCACAAATTTCTTGGACAAATTGTAACTCCCAAGTATTTGTTTTGCAGAAGAAACCTCCAAGGATGACGCTGAGGTCAGTTTGttaaaatactaataataatgttgctaaatgccattttatttctgccgaagaataatttttttgtttgtttgtttactttatTGCTAAAATCCCACCTTGCATTTACTTCTCAGGAGTATTTCAACGGGAAAGTGATCTACATCAAAAACCTTCCCAAAACATACTACACCGATTCACAGTTTGTGAAGATTGTGAAGGGTTTCGGGACGGTGAAGCGCTACTTCCTGATTCGTACTCGGAAAGAGGTGCTTAGAGATTCGCAGATACAAGGAAAATGATGGACAGATGGGGAGCTTCTCACATAGTCCTACCAGTAAAAATGgcatttttgtgggttttaaagagAGCTGGCTTCTCTGGTTTGAGTGGGAGGGTGAACCAGCCAAGGGTTCCTTCAAGTGGGTCTCTAGCAGTAAGAAGTTGCCCCTTCAGTCAATGCCAGTTGCCACAAGAAGGTATCTGGTAACTTCTCACAGGCATTATGTACATCTGATGCATGCTTCAAAAACTGTATTTGTTTCCAGAGAGGAATTTTGCATGACCTTCTTAGCTCTTCCAAGCTAGCGTGGTTAAGATCTGTACTCAAAGCATTTCTGACTCTGGACCAGGGCTTCATCGAAATGGAGACACACGAGGAAGCCCAGAGAGCAGTTAAGGAGCTGGTGCTGAGGCGGACGGAGATACGTGGCTGCCCTCTGGTCTTCCAGCTGTCAAGGAagtacctgacactgacaagGGGGTGAGTGcttggggagagagagagaaccatTTAGAGAAAGGATAATTCTCAAAGTCTGCCCTGCAGGTTAGGCCTCTGTCCCAATGTCAGAAGGGCACTGGTTCAAATGCCATACCTGGCAGTCAACTGCATGGTGCTGTAGACCAAAGTTTTAGTCTTTTTGAATTGTGGAAGGTTTATCTACTGATGGGTGTATCTATATGCACAAACAGTGGAAATCACTTATAGTGATCATGGTTATAGTGATCAACTGCTTATATagatcaaaaagcttgggacagaatcattcctgtacaaatactccttaaataattcacttatagtaatcaagtagtgTTTATTACAGTGTTTATTTTGGGTCTTTTTAAGCATGGTAACGtatggaaaaaattaaaactgttttttttagtttttttcttttactttcatagccttacattgctTTGCGGTAACCAGTCTGCTTTTGGTTAGATGCCTGCAGTGCATAGTGCACAGAAAACATTATGGggaaaaagtcattttctctcagtGACAAATATAGATTCATCAAAGCTTGTGACACATTGCCAAAAACTAGACAATGTAACTTTGGAAAAATgcgctgtataaataaaattgaattgaatattatttacagtacagtactgtgttaTAGCGTATTCGAATTATACACAGTAATTaaatttgtacagtactgtaatttgaaaagtgTTTGAAACGGCTGTACTGTCAGTAAAAATTAAGTAAAGGACTCTGTctgttttattactttatattcATGAAATAgatatacaaatgtcaattagatAGCAGTCTACCTGAGACATAAAGTAGAAGAAATATATTGGTTTTAATGATCatccgcttatagtgatcagtttcacccagacagacgtGATCACTAAAGGCAGTTTCCACTGTACTACTGTCCTTGGGCGGGTTCATACAAGGCTTTGCAGGGAGGGGGCAGCCTGGCTAGGAATCTGCTTGGTTTTTCAGGGTGTGTGCTGTTGCATCCACAGGTGGAGTCCTGACCGTGAAGAGGAGGGGGAGAGTAGGACAGAGCAGAGGATGAAGAGCAGAAGGGAGACGGGCTATTCTGGCTCACCGTCTAAGTCCACGGCGATCCAAGAGGAACTGCCCGCTAAGAGACAGTGCATCCGGGAGGAAGAGGCATCACCTAAGAAGCCTGTGGCCCACAATGAACAACTGCCccaacagcagcaacaacagccCCAAAAGCAGCACCAACAGccccaacagcagcagcaggaaaAGCTGAAGGAGAAGCAGCAGAGGAGCAGCAGCCAGAAGGAGGTTAATTTAATTACAGTGGATTCTGAGACAAAGGCCAGCCAGCCCTCTGACTGCCTGGATGGTGGGAGGGACATGCAGCAGGTGAGATGAGCCGTTCCCTGGGAAGTAAAAATTAAACTGAATCTATCTCATTTTAAATGGATTTCATAGTTTTTCCAAGTCCTGTGTGGATATTTTAGGGTCCTGGGAGTATTATTTAATGATTAATGATTGGGTCagtgagataaccaatcagattgtagtgaaaatgggtccaagcaactagagaaggcgggaccaagacatccgATTGGTTGGTGCCACATCCTCTAGTTGCttaaacccacctcctctacaatctgagtgattatctctctgaaccaataatttttctttctgccctcagaacatttttgtaagATGCCCATGAACATGTTTTAGTGAAACAATTTATATACATTGATCAAGGCTACAGAAGCAGAAAGGTTGTAGTTCGTTAATGTCTATGTTGTATAATCCTCATGGAAATGGCATAACCAAGCTCACGGCAGACTGCTGAGAGCTGCATATGTTTTCATATAATTATGCCTTTTTCCAAATGAAGatctgtcacatttatttacactTGTGCAGTAGTTTTTAAGGGCCTGGACTTGTGACctgagtttttagtctgtgtTGGGTTTTGAATTAAGATTTCTCTGGTAAAAAGATTGGGGAGGTGCATTAGCTGTGACTGATGCACAGAACACCTTCCAGATTCCCAGCCCTAAGAGCCCCATAACACAGGCCAGAGACAGGCCAGAGGGGGAGGGTCACACCACAGAGGATAAAGCGAAGGACAAGCCAGAGCCAACAGCAGAGCCTCCCGCTAACCCCTTTGTACCATACCAGCCTCACACCCCCTTGGGTAAGTTAGCCTGGACCGAGAGAGGTGCTCGAAGGTTCTGTGGCATTTAACGTTCTACCTGCTAGCTAGTCAGTGTGTGAATAGAGGGTGTGTGGGGTGGAACCTGAGTAATGTGAAAGATGGCAATAAAAAGTCAACAAACTAGTATTCTGTGCAGCATGCAGCCTGGctgtgtgctgcctgggataggttccatgTGGGGCTGAACGATATCACAACACTATAGTCACTGAAGTGGCAGTGAAGAAAaggacagctcagcagccacatcctttaaaagaggagatattttgggcaaacaaggtaaaaagacatTGATGATGTAGCAGTACTTTTTTCAGTTTAAAGTACAACACGTTTATTAGATATAAGGGTATGcccaatttatacaaattactaaCTTTTTGGTGTCACAATACGCCTTTCATTGATATTTAAAGTTACAGTGGAACCTTGGAACTCAAACGCCTCTTGACTCGACCAACTCTGTTGTCTTTTTTTTCGACTTGTACTTCGACCTAAATCTTGGAACTTCTCCATTCCTACTAAAACTTGTATGAATCGAGATGCGTTCAACGGCACCAATTTGGACCTCAAACGGGTTGGTCGAGAAAAATATAACCGTAACTGAACCGAAAACTCGGAacacgacaaaaaaaaaaaaaaaaaactaaagctAAAACTTGTACGGATCGAGACTCGGCTGATGAGCTGAAACAAAGGCAGACGGAGCTGCTGGGACGCTGATGCCCATGAATCGCACTCAGTCTCACTGTGCCTCTCGACCGAGTTCGACATGTGAAAGCTGTGTTCCTGTGTTCGGTGTAatatttttttgtgctttaCCTACAGTACATTTAGTGATACAGTAATCATGGCCATTAGAAAGTGAGCAGTGATAGTagcaaaccaaagaggaaagtAGTGAGAGTAgaacttaaaaaggaaattatagcGAGACTTAAAggtggtgcatgtgtgtctgctctGTCTTTGGAGTGtgggattgtcatttatttcatttttatcgcTTTTGTATGTGTGCTTTGTATGTTTGTATAGTACCGAAAAGCTGAAATCCAGATAAATGTTTACACCTGACATCTAAtggtgattattgcacatgcAGCATATAATCTCAGCATGATACCGTGTAGCCATAGTATCCAGGCCCTGAGCAGGACAAGTGACTGGAAGGTGAACAAATGGAAAATCAATTCATGaacaaacattaaacaaaagTTACAGTGTGTAATGACACAACCTTGTAAAAGTAGGGCAGAGTGCTAAACAATGGACTGTGGTGAATGCAAGACGTACTTGTGTTTAGGCAATTGGCTGCTTGCTTTGCTGATTCATAGATGAGCGTTGTGGAGAGGTGGCTCAGGCTTTCCCCAGACTGCACCTATGACCTCCAGTACGGCTGCTAAGGATTGCATGCATGCAAAATAAGAATAGAAACTTTTTCTCTGTGCTGCTCAGTTCATGTAATGCTTGTTGTGCTTGTAGTCCATATTATTCTCCTGCAGAACTCAGGATTTTGACTGCAGAGCCGACTGAGCATCTCAAGCAGCTTGTACCAAACAAAAATGCCATGTCTGTCGTTTGGACACATTGAGGCTTTAGTGAAGATGACAACGAACAAAAAAGAGGTCAAATGTAAACACTGCGGAAAAACTGTCACGCTACCAACAGTAATACCACCAATCAGTTTAAACAAAGCAAGATTTAAAATATAGTGGAAACTGCTCATAGTGATCACGGATATAGTAATCAActgcttatatggatcaaaaatcttaggacagaatcattcctgtgTAAATACTGCttaaataatttgcttatagTAATCTAGTAGTTTAAAAGTCTGAGTCTTTTAAAACATGACAAGATATGGAATAATTAAAACTGCAGtaatttgttttttgattgcctTACTTCCTTACTGCCTTGCTGTAACCTGTTGATCTGCTTCTGGCTGACTACCCGAGGCTAATGCTGCATGCATAGAAAACATGACGGGAAGAAAGAAAGTCGTTTTCTCTCAATTATGAATACAGACTTGTCAAAATTTATGATGAACTGCCAAAAATGAGCTAACATGATGCAATAGCAAAAATACAATAAGctgtattttatgtacagtactatACTGTATTGTCgcatatttgaattatacacagttcagtaatttaatttgtgatactgtaatttgaaaagcgtttgaaacagctgtactgtgttTTGAAAGAGTCAGTAAAATTTAGTAAACAGCAATACTGTTATATAATTACCTTATATttctgtaataaatatacaaatgtcaattagatgATAATCTGCCTGACAAATAAGGGAAAATAAATGGGTTATGTTGATCACCTGCTTATAGTGATCTACTTCACCCAGACAGACGTGATCCCTATAAATGGTTTATTTTGTTTGCAAGAAAtgcaaactatttattttatagttttggggaaCTTAGTTTTTTATATTACAACTAAAGTATGACCTTTTTCATACGGTGGTCTCATTTCAAGTGATTTGTGGTTTGATTTCAGTTTCTCTAAATATTCAATGAATAACCATAAATGAATCATCTGTGTGTGATTCCTTCAGTTATGTTAAAATCATACAGATATACAGTCTTTCATTAGAAAAAATATCCCAGCTTTAATAGCTGAGCCTATTTACAGTACAAACCTTGTCAATGAAAtacaagggcaaaaaaaacaaacaaaaaaagcacaaataaTCGTTCATTTAATCGTAATGGAGGTAAAATGTTCAATTAATCGTGATGTTGATTTGAGATCTTATCACCCAGTCCTACGCTACAGCCAGTAATAGCAAACAATGTGGACATAAAGAAATTGTCTGTTTTGTATAGATATAGAAGTTTAATACTGTTTTTAAACTGAGCATGCATGGGTGGTAGTTAGAACTGATTCCAGTTTTTATGTCAGTCTGATTTCTGCTAGAAGCAGCTCAGTGTAAAATCAGGATCTGTGTGCCTTCTGAGGACCATGTTGCCCTTTGGTTGCAGGCCAAGAATTTGTGCACCCTGTTGTCTGCTACATCTGCAGACTCTGCAATGCCATCTACACCAGTGAAGATGAAGCGAAGAATGAGCATTGCAGCAGTCGCTCTCACTACGAGAAACTGAAGGTGAACTGTCAGAATCTGTACTCCCCCGTGTGACGCTGAGGGTGTGTACTGCTCCTGGTATCTGTGACTGCTGCTGTTGTTGGGACCAAGGTGTCATACAGAAAAGCAGCTTGGTAAAGTTAAAGAAGCAGGACATCATACACATGCTGTtgatcaggggtggccaatcttatccgcaaagggccgatgtgtgtgcgggtttttggggtaacctttaggtcagctgctcCTACCCAGcagtgaggactcttcagccaatcaatcCTCTAATTAgttatctaattagggagtcgcagcgaaaacctgcacacacagcagccctttctgggtaagattggccacccctgctgtagattaataaaataaaatgaaacagtTTGATACACCTAAATATCACCTAAAAATATAACTGAAAAGCTTTAAAAAGGCAAAAGTATTTTTTAACCTGTCATGCTAGGAGAGCTTTACACAAAATAATATGAAATTCGTCGTATTTCAGCCAGGATTTCAGGGTACGCAAGTGGCTCCCCCTCCAGGGGCAAGAACAGCTGCACCTCCTGCTTCTACTGTGCCTGTCCCATTCCTCCGGTTCTGTGTTCTAGGTACACTTGGAGCGTGGCACCACCTCAGGACTCCCACTCAATATGGAGAAGTCGCCAAAGTAGTTTGGTCTGTCTGCTATTGTAGTGAGGAAACCCGAAGAACCCTGCAGAACTTCAATGCGAGCAAGATACTGCATCCCAGGGGATAGAACAAAATTGTTTTCATAAACTTTATTTGAGATCTATTGTTAAAgaacttttgtttgttttttctattttctgtAAATTTTTTGTATTATGGGGTACTAAGttttaaaaagttaaaaatttgGTAGTTCGAGATCTGTAATGTTCCCCAATTCCTTATCGTGTACATAACTGTTATTATGAAGAGTACAAAATCTCTTGCACATGTGACTCAATAAATCTGTTTATTTGGATTTGTTTATGAAACACACGCATCTTTGAGAACCCCATACAAGCCGAAGATACATTCGTTTCCCCCAGAGTAACAAATTTAACTCATAATTCTCTAAAAATACATGTGTTCTTATGGATGTCCTGATATATAAACCTGTAATATAAACCTTAGTAAATTTCGGAGATTTCTAGTGCCTGGTGATACTGTGTCATATCCAACATTTATTTCATTATACATGAAATGTGACCTTGTCTTGCACTTATGCATTTTCATATAGTCGATTACAacatatttctaatttaaactgCATTTAAATTGTCCACATTATTTAACGTGGCGCAGGCGTGTTTGTCGCAGAAATATGACGTAAATCGAAAGGTGTCCTGGATAATCTGGAGAGGACGCTGTCTCCATGGCAAGCAAACATGGCCGCGTCTGGTGAGTAACCTAGTAGCAGCTTTGCGTTTGCGTGCTGCTTTAGATCTTTTGTAAGGCAATTATGAGAATAAGCAAGCAGTATAGTTTATAAATACAATTAATTGTACATAGTGACAAGGTTGGCGTTATAATGTTCTTTTTCTCATCCAATAGCTTCATGGCGGTAGCATTGGCATGACTAGCAGCATAGTGTATAGACGTTGGTGCTATGATTGCATTCAGTTGACAATTTTGCGAGATTGACTAAGAATGGTTACCAAATGTAACGGAAATTTACATTTATCGCGACTTTGATTGAATAAGCGGATAACGAAAatgtatgaatgaatggattaatTTAATTCATCTAGCTATGCATCTACGACGATCCTATCTTGTTATACAGCAAATATTCTAGCGTACGGCGTAGTATGTGTGCGCGCGGGTTTCATATTTTTGTGCTTGAGGGGTTGGGGAGCGTGGCGCTAGGtgatggagggggagggggggcaagggGGCAAAAGGAGGACAGCCCACAGCAGTCTGGAGGGTTGGCTGGAAATCCAGGCGTGTGGTCGGTGCAGAGTCGTGCTGAGCCTGGCTCAATCCCAGGAAGAACGGGGCGCCAGGCAGGGAATACCCTGGCAGGGCACACTCTCCGAAATACAATCCCCCTCTGCGAAGAATTGGTGACCCAAGCGCACCTGTTAATTTATGGATTGTGGGAGAAAActgaaatgaaagaaaaacacaaattcTACACAAGGCGGCAGAATTCGAGCCCGCAAACAAAGTTTTCCGAAGGGGCGAAAACACAAACTAAATCATATGTGCCATTTGCAGTTTTTATACTGAATACTGTATAATGTGTGCATTTTTTTCTACAGGAAGGAGTGTAATTGTATCCTTCATACGTAGCAGTTTACGATGTTGTTTATTGAACTCTGTTAGTGGCTGAACTGTTAAATTTCCCAGCCTTTTAGCTTGTCAGGTCCTTAACCTGGTAAACCGGTAGCTGTCCTCTGCGCCCCTGCAAGTCCTTCTGCACCTCAACGGCTGGTACTTTGCTGCCTACTTCCTTGCTGAGATTCTCATGTTTGTTTACAAAGGTTGGGTGTTTTGGCATGAGCCGCTTTCATACTTGTGTATTTGTAGCATTTCTGGGAGGATAAGATTAATATTGTTACACAAGTTACATAAGTATTTGTCATATGATAAATGTAAtattgttcttattttaaaAGATCTCTCAGTATTAATGTTACTATGATTAAGCCTCAGATTGTTTCTGAGTGCACtgagtgtttaatgttttattctTCAGGGATATTGCTTCCTTATCCACCAGCTAACCTCACCCTGGACATAGTGctgctcttcctcttcctcggaTTGGAGACTCTCAGAATCTTTTATGGTCGGTCTGGAGTATTTGAGAATCTCTGTGTTGGTTGTCTTGTCATTTCTGTCTTTAATTTAAGATATTAATTTCCCCACTGAACATGTGGTTTCTGTGCAATTTTGCATGACTCTTTGTTGTTCTGTATGATTCTCTGTCATTCTGTGACCGCAAATCTGTGTCAGTATGGCTGTAATTCTGTATGTTTCTTATTGTGTTGATTCTGTATGACTATGATTCTGTCACTTTGAATGACCGTGtgattctgtaatattctgtgtGACTCCCATGAATTCTGCGTTATCATATGTGACTCAGtgtttctgtaatattctatgTGACTCTGTGTAATTTTGTGTGACTTCCTGATTCTGCATTTTTCTGTGTGTTCTGTGTAGCGCTaattctgtatgtgtgtgtctccagGCCAGAAAGGCAACCTGTGCCAGCGTTCCCTCAGCCTGGTGGTCAGCATCGGCGTGCTGGTGCCCTGTGCCGTCCTGAGCGTGTATTACTTGCTGCTGCAGACCTTCGTCCTGCGCCTGGAGGTGATCCTCAATGCCGTGCTCCTCTGCTTCCACAGCCTGGAGCTGCTGTTGGGCCTTGTCACCATCTCTGCCTTCTCCAGGTACACATTGTTTCATAAAGCATCCAACAGCAGGAACGGCATCAAATTACAGCATGCGGTtgtcaatcccccccccccctcctctccaCATGCTTCAGTAACCCCGTGTCGCTGTTAAAGCCGGTGAGCGATCTGACAAGCCTTGTGATGTATTTATTTTACGAGTTACTGTTTGGTAGAGGGTTTCACCTTTGTGACTGTGGCTCAGTTTGCACAGACAGAAACAGCATTCTGTGGTTTCTCTCTGGCTTTCTGTGCTCCCAAAGATGCACAGTGAGGTACAGCTCAGTCCTCTCCTGTGCAAAGGCAGTATTTGTCATAGATATTGAGTCTGAAACATGTTCCATATCATCATAATCGAACGACATCCCTTGTTTTTCTGTGTCCCAGGGCCAGCGTCTACTAACGCAGCAGAATCATGTGACCCACACCTCACTCTTCGCGGGAAGCTCTTTCCGGATTTTTCTGTTGGGTAGTTAAGTCTTCAAAACTGACATGTAGGAACTACAGCTGTGGTATCAATAGCTGTTATGTATTCATATTGGATTTAAATGTATATAGATACAGCACTATATTTTTTCAAGAAACTTTATAGGTACAAATGGTTCAAATGAAACGATAACTTTTGtcattttgtcttttttatgtaattcagattataaTGAATTTCCTATTCAGTATTGGTCTtcaatatttttattgttatgc
Encoded here:
- the tmem216 gene encoding transmembrane protein 216 isoform X1 — its product is MCAFFSTGRSVILSSAPLQVLLHLNGWYFAAYFLAEILMFVYKGILLPYPPANLTLDIVLLFLFLGLETLRIFYGQKGNLCQRSLSLVVSIGVLVPCAVLSVYYLLLQTFVLRLEVILNAVLLCFHSLELLLGLVTISAFSRASVY
- the tmem216 gene encoding transmembrane protein 216 isoform X2, whose amino-acid sequence is MAASGILLPYPPANLTLDIVLLFLFLGLETLRIFYGQKGNLCQRSLSLVVSIGVLVPCAVLSVYYLLLQTFVLRLEVILNAVLLCFHSLELLLGLVTISAFSRASVY
- the LOC125750135 gene encoding RNA-binding protein 20-like isoform X2, with translation MYPDWDCRSDSAKGDHRQLGAKREVDTTERNRHGSAQPPAARPISGEKWRPGKDEERSKVIRVKFPPDAVDESYLMKLVQPFGSVVNVSVFPTKAFLEMKTFHQSEDIVKFFTKNPAMVHGSQVQFNLSATYTFSQNSRVVCFSRLPPGKEKNAELIAMAKRFGQVKHSLFLPNRVFVEMTNKDDADKLVGHYASHPLKMKGKNVLVSYSTEYSTLKEESPDTNSEGSETLNSYCRRQSPSPRKSPSPRRKSSEMEDSSKPPDITTELPHLFKAETPADSVKETPLEIQGNDSDIVKSEGCLDAGNSPSPDRDQECREGNWEGHSDLDSDIEGMEVIGEDEEEGIPDEVLLELEGKNSVEEAEPRGECREDVKVDPVEAKSSDFQPGDKQTTDVTTLSYESLELQTEDPSDATSASGMPAHVQIAIEEEEPGFPESLEQCITLDELEEEDEEELEEEPVSMHDSEEVAEETSKDDAEEYFNGKVIYIKNLPKTYYTDSQFVKIVKGFGTVKRYFLIRTRKEGFIEMETHEEAQRAVKELVLRRTEIRGCPLVFQLSRKYLTLTRGWSPDREEEGESRTEQRMKSRRETGYSGSPSKSTAIQEELPAKRQCIREEEASPKKPVAHNEQLPQQQQQQPQKQHQQPQQQQQEKLKEKQQRSSSQKEVNLITVDSETKASQPSDCLDGGRDMQQIPSPKSPITQARDRPEGEGHTTEDKAKDKPEPTAEPPANPFVPYQPHTPLGQEFVHPVVCYICRLCNAIYTSEDEAKNEHCSSRSHYEKLKVHLERGTTSGLPLNMEKSPK